One window from the genome of Gemmatimonadaceae bacterium encodes:
- a CDS encoding SRPBCC domain-containing protein yields the protein MNARIESKPGPVKNRTTVERKSDREVVVTRTINGPARIVFEAFSKAELLKRWWVPQSMGMTLLSCEVDARVGGKYRLVFDHGGPEPAAFFGTYVEVKPYSRLAWTNDEGGESGPVTTVTFEEKGGKTLVILRESYPSKEALDAAGTGAADAMVETFDQLDELLVALGESSGQ from the coding sequence ATGAACGCAAGAATCGAAAGTAAGCCCGGCCCCGTGAAGAACCGCACCACGGTGGAACGGAAGTCGGACCGCGAGGTGGTTGTCACGCGGACCATCAACGGCCCGGCGCGCATCGTGTTCGAGGCGTTTTCCAAGGCCGAGCTGCTCAAGCGTTGGTGGGTGCCCCAGTCGATGGGAATGACCCTGCTGTCCTGCGAGGTGGATGCTCGTGTCGGAGGCAAGTACCGATTGGTATTCGACCACGGTGGCCCCGAGCCTGCCGCGTTTTTCGGCACGTATGTCGAAGTGAAGCCGTATTCGCGCCTCGCGTGGACCAATGACGAAGGTGGCGAGAGCGGGCCTGTCACCACGGTGACCTTCGAGGAAAAGGGCGGCAAGACGCTGGTGATACTGCGCGAGAGCTACCCTTCGAAGGAAGCGCTCGACGCTGCCGGCACCGGAGCAGCCGATGCAATGGTCGAGACGTTCGATCAGCTGGACGAGCTTCTCGTCGCCCTGGGTGAGAGCTCGGGACAGTAA
- a CDS encoding metalloregulator ArsR/SmtB family transcription factor, translating to MTTRLDTSFAALSDATRRGVLEQLGRADASITDLAEKFHMTLTGMKKHVGVLEQAGLVTTKKIGRVRTCQLGPRRLEEETAWLERYRQRWDERFDELNKVVEELTRKEKSDERKNRK from the coding sequence ATGACGACCCGACTTGATACTTCGTTCGCCGCGCTCTCCGACGCCACGCGGCGTGGCGTTCTGGAGCAGCTCGGACGAGCCGACGCTTCGATCACGGACCTTGCCGAGAAATTCCACATGACGCTCACGGGCATGAAGAAGCACGTCGGCGTTCTGGAGCAGGCGGGGCTCGTCACCACGAAGAAGATCGGGCGCGTGCGGACGTGCCAGCTGGGCCCGCGCCGATTGGAGGAAGAGACGGCGTGGCTCGAGAGATACCGCCAGCGGTGGGACGAACGCTTCGATGAGTTGAACAAGGTTGTCGAGGAACTCACACGAAAGGAGAAGAGCGATGAACGCAAGAATCGAAAGTAA